The following proteins are co-located in the Solanum pennellii chromosome 1, SPENNV200 genome:
- the LOC107006938 gene encoding probable 26S proteasome non-ATPase regulatory subunit 3, which produces MTQDVEMADQAPPSKSLSSADPSVLPHLKEIASLIETGAYAREVRRISRAVRLTMVLRKKLKASSLGAFLNYVLVPGSDVHSRLSSFLPKEDEHDMEVDSATSGTPASVKHSLPELEIYCYLLVLIFLIDQKKYDEAKACSSASIARLKTVNRRTVDILASRLYFYYSLCYELTGDLAEIRGNLLALHRIATLRRDELGQETLLNLLLRNYLHYNLYDQAEKLRSKAPHFEAHSNQQFCRYLFYLGKIRTIQLEYTDAKESLLQAARKAPQAALGFRVQCNKWAIIVRLLLGEIPERTVFMQKGMEKALRPYFELTNAVRIGDLELFKNVAEKFSSTFGSDRTNNLIVRLRHNVIRTGLRNISISYSRISLTDVAKKLRLDSPNPVADAESIVSKAIRDGAIDATLDHANGWMVSKETGDIYSTNEPQIAFNSRIAFCLNMHNEAVRALRFPPNSHKEKESAEKRRERQQQEQELAQHIAEEDDDDF; this is translated from the exons ATGACTCAAGATGTGGAGATGGCCGACCAAGCACCTCCTTCCAAATCCCTATCATCTGCTGACCCTTCTGTCTTGCCCC ATTTGAAGGAGATAGCATCGTTGATTGAGACTGGGGCATATGCTCGTGAGGTCAGGAGGATTTCCAGAGCTGTGAGGCTGACTATGGTACTGAGGAAGAAGCTAAAGGCTTCTTCACTAGGTGCTTTCCTCAATTATGTTCTAGTGCCTGGATCAGACGTGCATTCCCGGCTATCTTCCTTCCTACCCAAG GAAGATGAACATGATATGGAAGTTGATAGTGCAACATCCGGAACTCCGGCATCAGTCAAGCATTCTTTGCCAGAGCTTGAGATCTATTGCTACTTGCTTGTTTTGATATTCTTAATTGATCAGAAGAAATACGATGAG GCCAAGGCATGCTCCTCAGCAAGTATTGCTCGTCTAAAAACTGTGAACAGGAGGACAGTTGATATATTAGCATCTAGGCTTTATTTCTACTACTCTCTGTGTTATGAACTTACTGGTGATCTTGCCGAAATTCGAGG TAATCTCCTCGCATTGCACCGTATTGCAACATTACGCCGTGATGAGTTGGGTCAG GAAACTCTTCTTAATCTGCTATTGCGGAATTATCTTCACTACAACTTGTACGATCAAGCAGAGAAATTGAGGTCAAAGGCCCCCCATTTTGAAGCTCATTCAAATCAGCAG TTCTGCCGATACCTCTTTTATCTTGGAAAGATCAGAACAATCCAGTTGGAGTACACTGATGCTAAAGAATCTCTTCTTCAAGCTGCTCGCAAAGCTCCTCAGGCTGCTCTTGGTTTCCGAGTTCAATGCAATAAGTGGGCTATTATTGTCCGGTTATTGCTTGGAGAGATTCCAGAAAGGACTGTTTTTATGCAGAAAGGCATGGAGAAAGCACTAAGGCCATACTTTGAGCTGACAAAT GCTGTTCGCATAGGAGATCTGGAGTTATTTAAGAATGTTGCTGAGAAGTTCTCCAGCACTTTCGGTTCAGACCGAACCAACAATTTGATTGTGCGACTTCGGCATAATGTCATTAGGACTGGGTTACGCAACATCAGCATCTCATACTCTCGGATCTCACTGACTGATGTTGCTAAAAAGCTGAGGCTGGATTCTCCAAACCCTGTTGCTGATGCTGAGAGTATTGTGTCTAAAGCGATTCGAGATGGTGCAATTGATGCCACGTTGGATCATGCTAACGGATGGATGGTATCAAAGGAAACTGGAGATATTTACTCCACAAATGAGCCTCAAATTGCTTTCAACTCGAGAATTGCTTTCTGTCTTAACATGCATAATGAGGCTGTCCGTGCTCTTCGATTTCCTCCAAACTCCCACAAGGAGAAAGAAAGTGCTGAGAAGAGGAGAGAGAGACAACAGCAAGAACAAGAA